The following are encoded in a window of Podospora pseudoanserina strain CBS 124.78 chromosome 6, whole genome shotgun sequence genomic DNA:
- a CDS encoding hypothetical protein (EggNog:ENOG503P0KI; COG:S), protein MAITQHPPSAPSEDGEHSDSHPQQQHPPSAPLHQHTLSSASTATVDIEAWTVSALESLNITPQVARGTSNSLAIPIDSHDPPAAALKLRFDPAAGAAGQTITPPRRPPSRRDSMKKREALIKGNPGSRQRRRWENDHLLGVPNAQPPLPSDYQIQPTYPVLPTVPYQLAGYWERGLREVVEGRKHPRQETKPAPGELGYIPQNFRATAKRTPAVGRWLRVLEEPVRRFVVERGLAVTVEEQERREEEEAMESEETDPEDEEIVFVGRGGNKVREGKPPVETEIKSATRRVGGEQERGMVLDTAGDDEVGGAFKRWLTHSISDYYGLDSKSFLVQGQGSKGKKVIFVGVKKQQQRKVAVKEQHLPVLPPPLWEMF, encoded by the exons ATGGCAATCACCCAgcaccccccctccgccccctccgaGGACGGCGAACACTCCGACAGCCaccctcaacagcagcacccccCATCCGCTCCCCTGCATCAGcacaccctctcctccgcctcaacAGCCACGGTCGACATCGAAGCTTGGACCGTCTCGGCGCTCGAGTCCCTGAACATCACCCCCCAAGTCGCGCGCGGGACCTCGAACTCGCTCGCTATCCCGATTGATAGCCATGATCCCCCTGCCGCGGCTCTCAAGCTGAGGTTTGACCCCGCTGCGGGTGCAGCAGGGCAAACAATCacccctcctcgccgccccccGTCAAGAAGGGACTCGATGAAGAAACGGGAGGCGTTGATCAAGGGAAACCCTGGGTCgagacagaggaggaggtgggagaatGATCACCTTTTGGGGGTCCCCAACGCGCAGCCGCCTCTGCCGAGTGATTACCAGATTCAGCCTACGTATCCTGTCTTGCCCACGGTGCCGTACCAACTTGCGGGGTACTGGGAacgggggttgagggaggttgtggaggggaggaagcaTCCTAGGCAGGAAACTAAACCGGCCCCGGGGGAGCTGGGATATATACCCCAGAACTTTCGGGCTACGGCGAAGAGGAcgccggcggtggggaggtggttgagggtgttggaggagccGGTTAGGaggtttgttgttgagagggggctggcggtgacggtggaggagcaggagaggcgggaggaggaggaggcgatggagagTGAGGAGACGGATccggaggatgaggagattgtgtttgtggggagggggggaaataaagtgagggaggggaagccgCCCGTGGAGACCGAGATCAAGAGTGCTACGAggcgggttggtggggagcaggagagggggatggtgCTTGATACggcgggggatgatgaggttgggggtgcgTTTAA GCGGTGGTTGACGCACTCCATCTCTGATTACTATGGCTTGGACTCTAAGAGTTTTCTCGTCCAGGGGCAGGGTagcaaggggaagaaggtcaTTTTTgtgggggtgaagaagcagcagcagaggaagGTGGCCGTGAAGGAGCAGCATTTGCCTGTTTTGCCACCGCCGCTGTGGGAGATGTTCTAA
- a CDS encoding hypothetical protein (EggNog:ENOG503P8GA), translated as MIDHTHITMSPSHTLPHTKILDRARMNRRQNNPCTRASGNGTTIGSVQDFTLFCNTNLDGDVVERLDAFDLTACMDLCSSFHPRCDGASYDGTRCFLKTRLAPVDPRQFVRGIDSGIASFPEASSNCPALPGTQVALGTNFQVMCGFIIAGSDMSQNFAPTFQDCLGQCAATSGCAAVSYDPTLNLGFKNCYLKTGVADPGDLAADRRTDSARVLAAVDPNQPPPGPGVSTIPVPPGGAANGNGVVFFTPPANPSITPSSIELPPAATTTALPDEATTAVPDISSTTETLAPPPAFPFPAPSASPDQFPDTFSGGANDPSIDPPSSNAWIAAPVVGSVAAIALIVISFIMLKRRRQSSPSSSPTEPRRNISRPSPISGLFTAWLPSRWSSSPVPRVPPLPVGIGNSNVSRSSTVGSNGRRMGNFSEVNTGERRNSVRNSVLGMVGDRDRRGMERLGDIEEGEMGRGEKEGERGGVKVYEVRNGRAELRELRSSLNGLGQNRWS; from the coding sequence ATGATTGATCACACACATATCACAATGTCACCTTCACACACTCTACCACATACGAAAATACTGGATCGAGCGAGGATGAATCGACGACAGAATAATCCCTGCACTCGGGCGAGCGGGAATGGGACGACGATAGGGAGTGTTCAGGACTTTACCCTGTTttgcaacaccaacctcgacggggatgttgtggagaggttggacgCGTTCGACTTGACGGCATGCATGGATCTCTGCTCCTCTTTCCACCCTCGCTGCGATGGGGCGTCGTACGACGGGACAAGATGTTTCTTAAAGACCCGCCTCGCACCGGTCGACCCGAGGCAGTTCGTGCGTGGTATCGACTCCGGAATCGCCTCCTTCCCCGAAGCCTCGTCCAACTGCCCTGCATTACCCGGCACCCAGGTGGCACTGGGGACAAACTTCCAGGTCATGTGCGGGTTCATTATTGCTGGGAGTGACATGAGCCAGAACTTTGCACCGACATTCCAGGATTGCTTGGGACAGTGTGCTGCTACATCAGGGTGCGCAGCCGTGAGCTACGATCCGACCTTGAACCTTGGGTTCAAGAACTGTTATCTCAAGACCGGCGTCGCCGACCCTGGAGATTTAGCCGCGGACCGGAGGACGGATTCGGCGCGTGTGTTGGCGGCGGTTGACCCGAATCAGCCCCCGCCCGGGCCGGGGGTGTCGACTATTCCGGTGCCACCGGGGGGAGCGGCGAATGGCAACGGGGTGGTCTTCTTCACTCCTCCCGCGAACCCATCCATAACCCCATCTTCTATTGAGCTCCCacccgccgccaccacaaCGGCTTTACCAGACGAAGCCACCACTGCGGTCCCTGATATCAGCTCAACCACTGAAACCCTCgctccgccgccggccttCCCATTCCCTGCCCCCTCAGCCTCGCCAGATCAGTTCCCCGACACCTTCTCCGGCGGCGCCAACGACCCCTCCATAGACCCCCCCTCAAGCAACGCCTGGATCGCCGCGCCCGTCGTCGGGTCAGTAGCTGCCATAGCACTGATAGTGATATCCTTTATCATGCTCAAACGCCGAAGGCAATCATCCCCTTCTTCGTCCCCAACCGAGCCAAGAAGGAACATTTCTAGACCGTCGCCAATATCAGGGTTGTTTACCGCTTGGTTGCCTAGTCGGTGGTCTTCCAGTCCAGTGCCGAGGGTTCCGCCTTTGCCGGTGGGGATAGGGAATAGTAATGTGAGTAGGAGCTCTACTGTGGGTAGTaacgggaggaggatggggaatTTTAGTGAAGTAAATACCGGGGAAAGGAGGAATAGTGTGAGGAATAGTGTTTTGGGTATGGTGGGGGACAGGGataggagggggatggagaggctGGGGGatattgaggagggggagatggggagaggggaaaaggaaggggaaaggggaggggtgaagGTTTATGAGGTTAGGAATGGGAGGGCGGagctgagggagttgaggagtAGTTTGAATGGGTTGGGGCAGAATCGGTGGTCGTGA
- a CDS encoding hypothetical protein (COG:S; EggNog:ENOG503Q3EV) yields the protein MESLFSADRCEKLRDLNVVNLIVSSVIVVGMLISYLPQHFRIISRGTSEGISPYFILLGTTSATSAFANILLLPQSRQDVACCKELETLHCVAGLLGIAQLGVQWICFTFIFVLFLVFFRYNPAHDPDNEELGEEEDQPRWQTALLVASLTLLHGLAVILVTGILSTLAKDHLEIWANVLGVMAALLAAVQYVPQIWTTYHLKHVGSLSIPMMCIQTPGGFLFAASLFARLGLAGWSSWGIFVLTATMQGLLLYLAIYYEIQSRNGLVSSTIDSLPPSHLHANGFDDDTPGRYTSHPEHYANSPDHLQTILDRQDSDAAAETTPLLKPGGIGDPHRNFDTNRG from the exons ATGGAGTCACTATTCAGTGCAGACCGCTGCGAGAAACTTCGCGACCTTAACGTTGTGAACCTCATCGTTTCGAG CGTCATCGTGGTTGGCATGCTCATCAGCTACCTACCCCAGCACTTCCGAATCATCTCGCGTGGCACCTCTGAGGGCATCTCCCCGTACTTTATCCTGCTCGGTACAACCTCGGCGACATCGGCTTTTGCCAACATCTTGCTGCTTCCACAATCGAGACAAGACGTCGCCTGCTGCAAGGAGCTCGAGACATTGCACTGTGTTGCTGGACTGCTTGGGATTGCGCAACTAGGTGTGCAGTGGATTTGCTTCACCTTCAT CTTCGTCTtgttcctcgtcttcttccgaTATAATCCCGCCCACGACCCCGATAACGAAGAGctgggtgaagaggaggaccagCCGAGGTGGCAGACAGCTTTGTTGGTAGCCTCGTTGACCCTGCTCCACGGCCTCGCTGTCATTCTCGTTACGGGCATTCTGTCGACGCTTGCCAAGGACCACCTGGAAATTTGGGCCAACGTACTGGGCGTCATGGCTGCTCTTTTGGCGGCAGTGCAATACGTTCCGCAAATCTGGACGACTTACCATCTTAAGCATGTGGGCAGTCTCAGCATTCCCATGATGTGCATCCAGACGCCCGGTGGCTTCCTCTTTGCGGCCAGCTTGTTTGCGCGCCTTGGCTTGGCTGGTTGGAGTTCGTGGGGCATTTTCGTCCTGACGGCCACCATGCAAGGCCTGCTGCTGTACCTCGCCATCTACTACGAGATCCAATCCCGCAACGGCCTCGTCAGTTCAACCATTGACAGCCTGCCGCCATCACATCTTCACGCTAAtggctttgatgatgatactCCCGGCCGGTACACCTCTCACCCCGAACACTACGCCAACTCCCCAGACCATCTCCAGACCATCTTGGATCGTCAGGATAGCGACGCAGCAGCGGAGACCACACCGCTGCTCAAGCCCGGCGGTATTGGCGACCCTCACAGGAATTTTGACACCAACCGTGGATAG
- a CDS encoding hypothetical protein (EggNog:ENOG503NYGF; COG:S): MSTEPNKNPPTHKLPTQPPREPTPEIQPPTTSKPSLNLLTSTTCPTTSPPKSPDPRNRDTPFFKSAQWTADGTTLLTLTSHPSIQTYVLPSTPSSPPLTPPHPNINPPLPEPTSSFSPSPYFSLSHPSTQYLLTATTDHPIHLTPIFSPASPPSPPSFDKTRNRILPPHHLPRTHFITGTTNLLALFDISRPDSLRSTPLLKIPTIPSTRHISKGNGIGMRGTVSALGLQPTGAGEGILAAGTWTRWVGLYDIYRSGSVIANFSVKSSADHEVGIKGKGVVQTIWSPCGRYLVVNERGSEGLLVYDVRGTHKLLGWLSGRDGTTNQRLGVDVFPDQNGNGFEVWAGTKNGTVVMYEGVGMNEEETKPTWGWGVNDGESAVGATAMHSSGSVLATCSGSWKVAEDDSSDEGSSDDSDSDSEDDSSSGKKPAFVVEETSLKVWSIDASNGTAAQEFEPLEGDVEEKE; encoded by the exons ATGTCGACAGAACCCAACAAAAATCCCCCGACTCACAAACtacccacccaaccaccaagagAACCTACTCCCGAAattcaaccaccaaccacgagcaaaccctccctcaacctcctgaCCTCAACCACCTGCCCAActacctcccccccaaaatctcCCGACCCCCGCAACCGCgacacccccttcttcaaatcAGCCCAATGGACAGCAGACGGCACAACCCTCctaaccctcacctcccacccctccatccaaaCCtacgtcctcccctccaccccctcctcaccccccctcaccccccctcaccccaacatcaaccctcccctcccagaaccaacctcatccttctccccctccccctacttctccctctcccacccctcaactcaatacctcctcaccgccaccaccgaccaccccatccacctaacccccatcttctcccctgcttcccccccctcgcctccttcttTTGATAAAACCAGAAACAGAATCctacctccccatcacctccctc GTACTCACTTCATAACCGGaacaaccaacctcctcgccttaTTTGACATCTCCCGCCCTGATTCCCTGCGCTCTACCCCCCTCTTGAAAATCCctaccatcccctccactcGTCACATCAGCAAGGGAAATGGTATAGGAATGCGAGGGACCGTTTCCGCGTTGGGGCTTCAGCCGACaggtgctggggaggggataCTAGCTGCGGGAACTTGGACAAGGTGGGTGGGGTTGTACGACATTTACCGCTCCGGCAGCGTCATCGCCAACTTCAGCGTTAAATCCTCCGCTGATCACGAAGTGGGGATTAAAGGCAAGGGAGTAGTCCAAACAATCTGGAGTCCGTGTGGGCGGTACTTGGTTGTGAATGAAAGAGGGAGTGAAGGGTTGCTGGTTTATGATGTGAGGGGGACGCATAAACTGCTAGGGTGGTTATCCGGCAGAGATGGGACGACAAATCAGCGACTCGGCGTCGACGTCTTTCCCGATCAAAACGGCAACGGGTTTGAGGTTTGGGCTGGGACCAAGAACGGGACGGTGGTCATGTAtgaaggggttgggatgAACGAAGAGGAAACGAAGCCgacttgggggtggggggtgaaTGATGGGGAAAGTGCGGTTGGTGCGACGGCTATGCATTCGAGTGGGAGTGTGCTGGCTACTTGCTCGGGGAGTTGgaaggtggcggaggatgatAGCAGTGATGAGGGTAGCAGCGATGATAGCGACAGCGACAGTGAGGATGACTCGTCATCCGGGAAAAAGCCAGCTTTTGTCGTCGAAGAAACAAGCCTCAAGGTCTGGAGTATTGATGCCAGCAATGGTACGGCAGCGCAAGAATTTGAGCCACTAGAGGGAGAtgtggaagagaaagaaTGA
- a CDS encoding hypothetical protein (EggNog:ENOG503NXWT), with translation MDFTSESNLFSLDGSSWSPGPSSPPTEVSPAHMEADEYALHHGLTFPGIDPWSDILDETGTIAATIVDVQPSHLIENGTLQECAFRPIIPAPEQWQVPAESMQLLQQTFQRCTTIEVADLMEELCLEEAPSLKNLKLEPPIIRSDHNSDCHRLRRRVTSFRKDTLPDHGLPLDDADVAEGEGLEFAENANAMEKELLKKAATEPLEVTKETVGYLVQILKTEWIDKDQRDLLASNSTYHGLPSFGATEPLSPPLSPMLEPFDDLFVPDEETCRVPQPSSPFSDISEEIRVAENKLLRQDEIFWDAASTAQISPDRSDDMDITEMIRGGLFESSVVPPIHHPLPEHPYLDVPIFPPLQHSQPDDAFWLEDLTHAGVLTEPRSMSPEIYEEERHLSRFFDDKAATLVRYAEQERLEPLDAIARVSVPLMDFSLPTPAWEQQLQSARAQFGFIRGTTDVDWQGTKWGHNRAADQRMVWTPMAHMKAKTLAPEAIKVDQGHLDHFLGHGEDEHVMTSEDLVRKKPGLLILQMHLDDDEELLPLSSTGDPTLTTSRANREDGSSSEPLSGTTVTHRARPVEDGVMEPPVPGPVAVLAGQKRLRADPIEIRPIPRPSAHPPTRRMLGLAEGDNLPPVPTTDLFGGLVQEYPDFRTLLDSFVAVNFRAVTDRSNNGHPSYRVNKLFGATQPAESLPALPEIPAAAPDIAPPEQRPRIVASFTAVGPMAQFLAKLLPGIEIVRRDYKLHRPATWFPGLRSPNLDDADLTISPATGIMLLTMVKLRQRPMPGQPDKTVNYHGVVQNAALRYERLIVFVSEGNKFNEAMTPLSQSDAKALAEFQGFVGGLDTEVRVLYVGGGTETLAKWVAKTICDHASEQADVRSLLTPPETHHEAFLFRAGMNVFAAQVILKKLPVPADDLAVGGKRGQSYGLPKFLMMSLEDRIAMLEELLGGRKILERASRVLDEPWGQHAVGEYDDDDVFEGSDM, from the exons ATGGACTTCACCTCAGAGTCTAACCTGTTCTCTCTGGATGGCTCATCCTGGAGTCCaggtccctcctccccgccgacCGAGGTTTCACCCGCACACATGGAGGCGGACGAATATGCCCTCCACCATGGCCTTACATTCCCCGGTATTGACCCCTGGTCCGACATTCTCGACGAAACCGGCACCATTGCTGCCACCATTGTCGACGTCCAACCCAGTCATTTGATCGAAAATGGAACACTGCAAGAATGCGCCTTCCgccccatcatccccgcACCGGAGCAATGGCAGGTTCCGGCTGAGTCAATGCAACTGCTTCAACAGACCTTTCAACGATGCACTACGATTGAGGTTGCCGATCTGATGGAAGAATTGTGCCTGGAGGAAGCCCCTAGCCTGAAAAATCTCAAGCTCGAACCCCCCATCATTCGAAGCGACCACAATAGCGACTGCCACAGGTTGAGACGGAGAGTCACCTCTTTCCGGAAGGACACGCTGCCAGACCACGGCCTTCCCCTGGATGATGCCGATGTggccgagggtgaagggcTTGAGTTTGCCGAAAATGCAAATGCCATGGAGAAGGAattgttgaagaaggctgcAACTGAGCCGCTCGAGGTTACAAAGGAGACAGTAGGATATCTTGTGCAGATTCTCAAGACGGAGTGGATCGACAAAGATCAGAGGGATCTGTTGGCTAGTAACAGCACTTATCATGGT CTTCCAAGTTTTGGAGCTACAGAGCCTTTGTCACCGCCCCTGAGTCCTATGCTGGAACCATTCGACGATCTGTTTGTTCCTGATGAAGAGACATGTCGGGTTCcgcaaccttcttctccatttTCTGACATCAGTGAAGAGATCCGGGTTGCGGAGAACAAGCTTCTTCGGCAAGACGAGATTTTTTGGGATGCGGCGTCGACAGCTCAAATCTCACCCGACCGCTCTGATGATATGGACATCACGGAAATGATAAGAGGTGGGCTCTTTGAGTCATCAGTGGTGCCACCGATACACCACCCGCTCCCCGAGCACCCGTATCTCGACGTGCCAATATTTCCACCTCTTCAGCACTCGCAACCTGACGATGCCTTTTGGCTCGAAGACCTTACGCATGCAGGTGTTCTGACTGAGCCAAGAAGCATGTCCCCAGAGATCTATGAGGAGGAACGCCATCTTTCAAGGTTCTTTGACGACAAGGCTGCCACGCTCGTGCGATACGCTGAACAGGAAAGACTCGAGCCACTTGACGCCATAGCCCGGGTTTCAGTTCCTCTCATGGACTTCTCGTTGCCGACCCCGGCATGGGAGCAACAGCTCCAGAGCGCCAGGGCACAATTCGGCTTTATTCGAGGGACAACCGACGTCGACTGGCAAGGGACCAAGTGGGGTCACAACAGAGCGGCTGATCAGCGGATGGTCTGGACGCCTATGGCGCATATGAAAGCAAAGACATTGGCACCTGAGGCCATCAAGGTAGACCAGGGGCACCTTGACCACTTCCTAGGACATGGAGAAGACGAACATGTGATGACAAGTGAAGACCTGGTGCGCAAGAAACCAGGACTGTTGATCTTGCAGATGCAtcttgacgacgatgaagaatTACTACCTTTGTCCTCCACGGGAGACCCGACATTGACCACTTCACGTGCTAATCGAGAAGATGGGAGCTCGAGCGAACCACTGTCCGGCACAACAGTCACACACCGAGCCCGGCCAGTCGAAGATGGTGTGATGGAGCCGCCGGTCCCAGGTCCCGTTGCGGTTTTGGCCGGCCAAAAAAGACTTCGAGCAGATCCCATAGAGATAAGGCCAATACCAAGGCCATCTGCCCACCCACCAACGCGCCGCATGCTTGGCCTAGCTGAAGGTGATAACCTCCCGCCGGTCCCAACAACAGATCTATTCGGGGGGCTTGTGCAAGAATACCCCGACTTCAGAACGTTGCTCGATTCTTTTGTTGCGGTCAACTTCCGCGCTGTAACAGACCGATCCAACAACGGCCATCCCAGCTATCGGGTCAATAAACTATTCGGGGCCACACAACCAGCGGAGTCGCTCCCTGCTCTTCCTGAGATCCCAGCAGCTGCTCCAGACATTGCGCCTCCGGAACAGCGGCCCAGAATAGTTGCATCCTTCACGGCGGTTGGCCCGATGGCGCAGTTCTTAGCGAAGCTCCTCCCCGGAATAGAGATTGTACGTCGCGACTACAAACTTCACCGACCAGCTACATGGTTCCCAGGCCTTCGTTCGCCTAACCTTGACGACGCTGACTTGACGATATCCCCTGCCACTGGGATTATGCTGCTGACCATGGTAAAGCTGCGTCAAAGGCCCATGCCAGGCCAACCGGACAAGACAGTGAACTATCACGGCGTGGTCCAGAATGCTGCTTTGCGGTACGAGCGGTTGATCGTCTTTGTGTCTGAGGGCAACAAGTTCAATGAGGCGATGACACCGCTGTCTCAGTCAGATGCAAAGGCGCTGGCCGAGTTTCAGGGATTTGTGGGCGGTTTGGACACAGAGGTGCGTGTGTTGTATGTAGGAGGAGGAACCGAGACGCTGGCGAAGTGGGTGGCGAAGACGATCTGTGACCATGCCAGCGAGCAAGCTGATGtgaggagcttgttgacTCCTCCGGAAACTCACCACGAGGCCTTTCTCTTCCGGGCAGGCATGAACGTGTTTGCCGCCCAGGTCATTCTCAAAAAACTGCCTGTCCCGGCAGATGACTTGGCCGTAGGAGGCAAGAGAGGGCAGTCATATGGATTGCCAAAGTTTctgatgatgtcgttggAGGATAGAATCGCCATGCTTGAGGAATTGCTTGGGGGGCGGAAGATATTGGAACGAGCCAGCCGGGTTCTTGATGAGCCGTGGGGCCAACATGCGGTTGGCGAatatgacgatgacgatgtaTTTGAAGGTTCTGACATGTAA
- a CDS encoding hypothetical protein (EggNog:ENOG503P36B), producing MNSEMGEVVLNGRNTDAHFHITDEKSWHNTIDSSTNTTEPSDQMWGPTIMPMSRQVDSFRIWQARLLALEDTYNRASPQTILGFWRDRRNLREWWTFWIALLELVLVLIGFLIATGSLAVGVVSVLEAKEANRYASIESAENEKAASSESSAGCYCLATTLDTNVSFDVSGTSNEGLAVVQPTDISTSLETRVANEATGPASATITSPPPGQMSFFSAGRPREPSTT from the coding sequence ATGAACAgcgagatgggggaggtggtctTGAATGGCCGGAATACCGACGCACACTTCCACATCACAGATGAAAAAAGCTGGCACAACACTATCGACTCctcaacaaacaccaccgaGCCGAGCGACCAGATGTGGGGTCCCACCATCATGCCCATGTCAAGGCAGGTTGACAGCTTTCGCATCTGGCAGGCCCGACTCTTGGCGCTTGAAGACACCTACAATCGTGCCTCTCCCCAGACCATCCTGGGTTTTTGGCGAGACCGACGGAACCTTCGCGAATGGTGGACCTTTTGGATCGCactccttgagcttgttcttgttttGATTGGCTTTCTCATCGCCACAGGCTCGCTTGCGGTTGGTGTAGTCTCCGTgctggaggccaaggaggctaACAGATATGCCAGCATTGAAAGTGCTGAAAATGAGAAAGCTGCCTCTTCGGAGTCTTCGGCAGGCTGTTATTGTTTGGCCACGACGTTGGACACCAATGTGTCATTTGATGTATCGGGCACTTCTAACGAGGGCCTTGCTGTTGTTCAACCAACCGATATCTCCACATCTCTTGAGACGCGCGTGGCCAACGAAGCAACTGGCCCAGCATCCGCTACAataacctccccaccacctggCCAGATGTCATTTTTCTCCGCTGGTCGACCCAGAGAACCGTCAACTACGTGA